The following proteins are co-located in the Colletotrichum lupini chromosome 4, complete sequence genome:
- a CDS encoding endochitinase yields MLFSKSFVAAAAVISPALAHSSSQTTTSASPLLGLNLYWGQYGQTTDRLSSYCDAPGVTSVSLSFVTYSPKNSAGYPGTNFAGHCGGEVYYKNPKTGEDTKLIMNCDYIKKDIQYCQAKGIKVLLAIGGYCPTGGPCSYDIDSEQDGHEFGDLLHKTFGPYDQAWNGPRPFDISETEHIAVDGFDFDLEFKYPDQKPWIKMVEKLRSCGIYHISAAPQCPTSDTWFQLKELIYNAQFDSLFIQFYNNPGCQITDTPNYDDWETVISQTSKSKDAKLYIGVLASVESGWNGYAPPSTIKDLICKYQSKPHFGGVSIWDATRGAINQINGQSFHEAIADALKYGCNPIPAKTSTISISTSTSSVISSTSTSSAIVSTTSASSSSSSSSATSSSSQSASASVSASASASASIPTSVSVSASASASVSATGSASVSGSASGSVSASGSGSASVSASASASVSASSSASASASLTFFGNSSASATGSASSRIITSLSSNATATASASATKSATVSDTCDEDDEDFPTTTAGNSQTATATATGSADATKTASGGVTNKATGSATGSATRPAQNSLTVSISDKPTGTKSATESAKNTLSVPEQLTTSTIFTTKITTVTSCKPDVPCTKGQVVTETVPWYTTVCPITATSSVVAVPTISPPPQWVTSTVFTTKTYTITSCAPDVPNCPVGQVTTKVVPAYTTVCPYTETTPGSTKPSGDVPNPPKPTGDVPKPTGGQGGNKPSGDIPQPPKPTGDAPKPTGSQGGNKPSGDVPQPPKPTGDAPKPTGSQGGSKPSGSLSPPKPTVTPVVPGKEDDSTTFIYKTLTVPVTIGKYNSTLAGTGSNYKPTSTGGFPSYTTAAPVPSKPVQAGAAKIGAFGVGGFAALAVALLL; encoded by the exons ATGCTCTTCAGCAAGTCATTcgttgccgccgccgcggtcATCAGCCCGGCCCTGGCCCATTCTTCTTCACAGACAACCACAAGTGCCTCGCCACTTCTCGGACTCAACCTGTACTGGGGACAGTATGGCCAGACTACCGACCGCCTTTCAAGCTATTGTGATGCTCCGGGCGTCACTTCCGTCTCTCTATCCTTCGTCACATACTCTCCCAAGAACAGCGCTGGATACCCCGGCACCAATTTCGCCGGCCACTGCGGCGGCGAGGTTTACTACAAGAACCCCAAGACTGGCGAAGACACCAAGTTGATTATGAACTGTGACTACATCAAGAAGGATATCCAGTACTGCCAGGCCAAGGGCATCAAGGTTCTCCTGGCTATTGGTGGTTACTGCCCAACCGGAGGCCCCTGCAGCTACGACATTGACAGTGAGCAGGATGGCCATGAATTTGGTGATTTGTTGCACAAGACTTTTGGTCCTTACGATCAGGCATGGAACGGCCCTCGTCCCTTTGATATCAGCGAGACTGAGCACATTGCTGTTGACGGTTTCGACTTTGACCTGGAGTTCAAGTATC CCGACCAAAAGCCCTGGATCAAGATGGTTGAGAAGCTTCGCAGCTGCGGTATCTACCACATTTCTGCTGCTCCCCAGTGCCCAACGTCAGACACCTGGTTCCAGCTCAAGGAGCTCATCTACAACGCCCAATTCGACTCCCTCTTCATCCAGTTCTACAACAACCCCGGCTGCCAAATCACCGATACTCCCAACTACGACGACTGGGAGACGGTCATTTCTCAGACCTCCAAGAGCAAGGACGCGAAGCTCTACATTGGTGTCCTCGCCAGCGTCGAGTCTGGATGGAACGGTTATGCTCCTCCTTCCACGATCAAGGACTTGATCTGCAAGTACCAGAGCAAGCCGCACTTTGGAGGTGTTTCTATCTGGGATGCCACCCGTGGCGCCATCAACCAGATCAACGGCCAGTCGTTCCACGAGGCCATTGCCGATGCTCTCAAGTACGGTTGCAACCCCATCCCTGCCAAGACCTCCACCATCAGCATCTCGACTTCGACATCGTCCGTGATCTCTTCCACCAGCACCTCGTCTGCCATTGTTTCCACCACTTCGGCAAGCTCTAGCTCTAGCTCCAGCTCCGCGACCTCGAGCTCCAGCCAGTCCGCCTCGGCATCCGTTTCTGCTTCAGCCTCTGCCTCTGCTTCTATCCCGACTTCCGTCTCTGTCTCTGCTTCGGCCTCTGCTTCCGTGTCGGCCACTGGCTCAGCATCAGTGTCTGGCTCAGCATCTGGATCAGTATCGGCATCTGGCTCGGGATCTGCTTCTGTGTCCGCCTCAGCGTCTGCTTCTGTGTCCGCATCAtcctcggcctcggcctcAGCTTCACTCACCTTCTTTGGCAACTCTTCGGCGTCTGCCACCGGATCTGCTTCTTCGCGAATCATCACATCGTTGAGCTCCAACGCCACTGCCACTGCCAGCGCTTCTGCGACCAAGTCTGCGACTGTTTCGGACACTTGCGATGAGGACGACGAGGACTTCCCAACCACCACGGCGGGTAACTCCCAGACCGCCACTGCTACTGCCACCGGCTCAGCAGACGCAACAAAGACTGCCTCTGGCGGCGTCACCAACAAGGCCACTGGCTCTGCTACTGGTTCTGCTACGAGACCAGCCCAGAACTCCTTGACGGTGTCCATCTCAGACAAGCCCACCGGCACCAAATCAGCTACCGAGTCGGCCAAGAACACACTCAGTGTCCCCGAACAGCTGACCACAAGCACGATTTTCACCACCAAGATCACCACCGTCACCTCTTGCAAGCCCGATGTACCCTGCACCAAGGGTCAGGTTGTCACCGAGACTGTTCCTTGGTACACCACTGTCTGCCCTATCACGGCAACGTCGTCCGTCGTCGCCGTGCCTACAATTAGCCCTCCTCCCCAATGGGTTACCAGCACAGTCTTCACCACAAAGACGTACACCATCACTTCTTGCGCTCCTGATGTACCAAACTGCCCTGTTGGCCAAGTCACGACCAAGGTCGTCCCTGCATACACCACCGTCTGCCCGTACACCGAGACGACACCCGGCAGCACTAAGCCTTCAGGCGACGTCCCCAACCCTCCCAAGCCCACCGGGGATGTTCCCAAGCCTACCGGTGGCCAAGGAGGGAACAAGCCCTCTGGCGACATTCCTCAGCCTCCCAAGCCCACTGGTGATGCTCCCAAACCTACTGGCAGCCAAGGAGGGAACAAGCCTTCTGGCGATGTGCCCCAACCCCCTAAGCCTACTGGCGATGCTCCCAAGCCCACTGGCAGCCAAGGTGGCAGCAAGCCTTCTGGGAGCCTTTCTCCGCCCAAGCCTACCGTAACACCCGTTGTTCCCGGCAAAGAGGATGACTCGACGACTTTCATCTACAAGACCCTGACTGTCCCCGTTACGATTGGCAAATACAACTCCACACTCGCGGGTACCGGCTCCAACTACAAGCCCACCTCCACGGGCGGGTTTCCCAGCTACACAACGGCTGCTCCCGTTCCCAGCAAGCCTGTCCAGGCTGGAGCTGCCAAGATCGGAGCTTTCGGAGTCGGTGGCTTCGCCGCCCTTGCCGTTGCTCTTCTGCTCTAA